Below is a window of Longimicrobium terrae DNA.
CTTGCGCACCGGCCAGTTCCAGACCTTCGCGGGACGGTGGCCCAGCGCACGCAGTCGCGCTTCCAGTTCCAGCCGCCAGGGATCGTCTGGAGGGACAACCTCGGGCAGGTTGCGCTCGGCCTCGCGTTCCGCGGCGATCTGCGCCCGGAACTCCTCGTCCGTCTGCAGGCCCAGGATGCGGCTGAGGAGCCGGTGCCGGCGGCTCGTGTTCACCTTGTGCTCGACCCGGCCCCAATCGGGCAGCAGTTCCACGATCGGCTCTGCTTCCATTTCCATTCTGCTCGCCATCTCTTTCGCTCCGGTTCGGAAAGACAGACCTGATCCACTCGGAAGACGGCACCCGGCCCACGTACCTGAATCGTGCGAGTGGAGATCGCGATCAGCCCCTGCGCGCGCGGGGAAGCGTCGCCAGCGGCTCGCGGCTGGGATCGAACGTGCGCAGCCCGCATCCCTCCGCCAGCACGGCCAGATCGCGGTCGGAGGTACCCACCGTCACCGACTCACCGGGAAGAGCGATCTTCCGTTGCAGCCAGAGCGCGGTCGCAACGTGCAGCACATCCATGCTGCGCGCACGCGCGGTGCGGAACGCGGAAGTCATCTCAATCGCGGTCTTCCGGATCTCCGGCGCGACATCCACCAGGCTGAACCTCTGGTAATCCGTCTGAAAACAGTCCAGCACGCTGTTGTAGCGGGTCGCCGGCACGGTCCGGAGCGCGTTGCGAATGCTGGTCAGAACCTCCAGAACGACGAAGTCACTCACGAACAGCGTATCGCCGCACCGGTCCAGCACACCACGCATGCTCCCCGTCCCCGGCTCATCCAGGTAGACCTTGGCCAGCGCGCTCGCATCCAGAAAGACCATGTTCATCCCCCCAGTCGGTTGCGGAGCCAGTCGCGCCAGTCGGGTTTCCGGATCGGCTTTCGCACGGGCCAGTTCCAGACCGTTGCGGGCCTGATGCCGACGGCCCGCATCCTCGCCTCCAGGGCCAGCCGCCAGGGATCATCCGGCGCAACCCACTCCGGCAGGCTGCGCTCCGCCTCGCGCTCGGCGATCCGCTCCGCCTCGACCTCCTCGTCCGACTGCAGGCCGAGAATGCGGCTCAGGAGCCGGTGCCTGCGGCTCGTGTTCACCTCGTAATCCGGCAGATCCCAGTTGATCAGCGGATCAATGCTCATGTCCGCGCGGGCTTCCGCCTCGATTCTGCTCGCCATCTCACGCGCTCCGGTTGAGAGGACACGTACAGGCCCAATCTACACGGAACCCAGTGGACAGTCCAGACACCAATCGGATCGCACCGTTGGGGTCCGCGGTGCGACAGCTTTTTCTCGCGCCCAGAGGATCAGACTGCCCACCCGGGACGGGAAACGATGGGCATACAAACGAAAAAGCGGCCCCGGACATCGCTGTCCGGGGCCGCTTCCTATCCAACCATCACATCACCGTCCCGAGGCTCACGCCTCGATGGTCGCCGTCTCGCTGGCGGCCACCGGGGCCGGCGCCGGCGCGGATGCCGCCGCGGGGGCCTCACCCTCGGGCCCGAACGCCACGTCCTCGTACCGGTAGATGCCGGTACCGGCCGGGATCAGGTGGCCGATGATGATGTTTTCCTTGAGCCCCTGCAGATCGTCGCGCGCGCCGCGGATGGCGGCGTCGGTCAGAACCCGCGTGGTCTCCTGGAACGAGGCCGCCGAGATGAACGACTGCGTCGTCAGCGAGGCCTTGGTGATGCCGAGCAGCAGCGGCTCCGACGTGGCCGGAGAGCCCCCGTTCGTCATCTCCTTGGTGTTGGTGTCCTGGAACTCCGTCCGGTCCACCGTCTCGCCTTCCAGGAACTCGGTGCTGCCGGGCTCCAGGATGCGCACCTTCTGCAGCATCTGGCGCACGATCACGCCGATGTGCTTGTCGTTGATCTTCACGCCCTGCAGGCGGTACACCTCCTGAACTTCGTTCAGCAGGTACTCCTGCACGGCCTGGGGACCCTTGATCCGCAGAATGTCGTGCGGGTTCACCGGGCCCTCCGACAGACGGTCGCCGGCGCGCACCGAGTCGCCCTCGTGCACGCGCAGGTGCTTGCCCACCGGCACCTCGTACACCCGCTCGTTCCCCGTCTCCGGGATCACGATCACCTCGCGCTTGCCGCGCTTGATGTCGCCGAAGCGAACGGTGCCGTCCACCTCGGTGATCACCGCCGGGTCCTTGGGCTTGCGCGCCTCGAACAGTTCGGCGATGCGGGGCAGACCGCCCGTGATGTCGCGGGTCTTGTAGGCTTCGCGGGCCAGCTTGGCGAGCGCTCCGCCCGGCTGGATCACTTCGCCGTCGCGCACCGTGAGCTGCGCGCCCACGGGAACGATGAACTCGCGCACCTTCACGCCGTTGGCGTCGATGATCTCGATCATGGGGTGCAGCTTCTTGCTGCGGTCCTCGATGATCACCATCTGCCGGCGGCCGGTGGACTCGTCCAGCTCCTCGCGC
It encodes the following:
- a CDS encoding type II toxin-antitoxin system VapC family toxin, with amino-acid sequence MNMVFLDASALAKVYLDEPGTGSMRGVLDRCGDTLFVSDFVVLEVLTSIRNALRTVPATRYNSVLDCFQTDYQRFSLVDVAPEIRKTAIEMTSAFRTARARSMDVLHVATALWLQRKIALPGESVTVGTSDRDLAVLAEGCGLRTFDPSREPLATLPRARRG